One part of the Glycine max cultivar Williams 82 chromosome 14, Glycine_max_v4.0, whole genome shotgun sequence genome encodes these proteins:
- the LOC100791699 gene encoding cysteine proteinase RD21a-like protein precursor produces MTMAMATILLLFTVFAVSSALDMSIISYDNAHAATSRSDEELMSMYEQWLVKHGKVYNALGEKEKRFQIFKDNLRFIDDHNSQEDRTYKLGLNRFADLTNEEYRAKYLGTKIDPNRRLGKTPSNRYAPRVGDKLPESVDWRKEGAVPPVKDQGGCGSCWAFSAIGAVEGINKIVTGELISLSEQELVDCDTGYNEGCNGGLMDYAFEFIINNGGIDSEEDYPYRGVDGRCDTYRKNAKVVSIDDYEDVPAYDELALKKAVANQPVSVAIEGGGREFQLYVSGVFTGRCGTALDHGVVAVGYGTANGHDYWIVRNSWGPSWGEDGYIRLERNLANSRSGKCGIAIEPSYPLKNGPNPPNPGPSPPSPVKPPNVCDNYYSCADSATCCCIFEFGNACFEWGCCPLEGATCCDDHYSCCPNDYPICNTYAGTCLKSKNNPFGVKALRRTPAKPHWTFGRKNKVSSA; encoded by the exons ATGACCATGGCCATGGCCACGATCCTGCTCCTGTTCACGGTCTTCGCGGTTTCATCGGCCCTAGACATGTCGATAATCTCGTACGACAACGCCCACGCCGCCACGTCGCGCAGCGACGAGGAGCTGATGTCCATGTACGAGCAGTGGCTAGTAAAGCACGGCAAGGTGTACAACGCGCTcggagagaaggagaagaggttCCAGATCTTCAAGGACAACCTGCGATTCATCGACGACCACAACTCCCAAGAGGACCGAACCTACAAGCTCGGACTGAACCGGTTCGCGGATCTCACCAACGAGGAGTACAGGGCCAAGTACTTGGGAACCAAGATCGATCCCAACCGGAGGCTCGGCAAGACCCCGAGCAACCGATACGCGCCACGTGTCGGCGACAAACTACCTGAATCGGTTGATTGGAGGAAGGAAGGTGCTGTTCCTCCAGTCAAAGACCAAGGAGGCTGTG ggaGCTGTTGGGCATTCTCAGCAATCGGTGCAGTGGAAGGAATAAATAAGATAGTGACAGGTGAACTGATTTCGTTATCAGAACAAGAATTGGTGGATTGTGATACAGGATATAACGAAGGATGCAATGGAGGACTTATGGACTATGCATTTGAGTTCATTATCAACAATGGCGGCATTGATTCTGAAGAGGATTACCCTTACCGTGGTGTTGATGGTAGATGTGACACATATAGG AAAAATGCTAAGGTTGTTTCTATTGATGACTACGAAGATGTTCCTGCCTATGATGAGTTAGCTTTGAAAAAGGCTGTTGCAAATCAGCCCGTCAGTGTAGCTATTGAAGGAGGGGGCAGGGAATTTCAATTATATGTATCT GGTGTATTCACTGGGAGATGTGGCACAGCACTAGATCATGGTGTCGTGGCTGTTGGGTATGGTACAGCTAATGGTCATGATTATTGGATCGTAAGGAATTCATGGGGTCCTAGCTGGGGAGAAGATGGCTACATCAGGTTAGAAAGAAATCTTGCTAACAGCAGATCAGGCAAGTGTGGAATTGCAATTGAGCCATCTTATCCCCTTAAGAATGGTCCAAATCCACCTAATCCTGGACCATCACCCCCTTCACCTGTGAAGCCACCAAATGTCTGTGACAACTACTACAGCTGTGCTGATAGTGCTACTTGTTGCTGTATTTTCGAGTTCGGAAATGCTTGCTTTGAGTGGGGTTGCTGTCCTCTTGAGGGTGCTACCTGCTGTGATGACCACTACAGTTGCTGCCCTAACGACTATCCCATCTGCAACACTTATGCTGGAACTTGTCTCAAG AGCAAGAACAACCCATTCGGAGTGAAGGCATTGAGGCGTACTCCGGCTAAACCCCATTGGACCTTTGGGCGTAAGAACAAGGTCAGCAGTGCTTAA